The following coding sequences lie in one Rutidosis leptorrhynchoides isolate AG116_Rl617_1_P2 chromosome 4, CSIRO_AGI_Rlap_v1, whole genome shotgun sequence genomic window:
- the LOC139844552 gene encoding uncharacterized protein, producing MKMRNKGKVHPSSSSSAPVTSPAGDSLSVLNLLPAAILSLALVVLSLEDREVLAYMITSYWFKWDSSPNRELIHEAIEAFDEALNNNEQPKKKGKKKEKMGHRRLAGKGYIPEKVQSVQVFPASDVAIVEVTNEENVEEQVLDDDVAEEQSPETEVVVRDMAASQHKGLARKVLPDVIGLFNWRLWSLWSPNV from the exons ATGAAGATGAGAAACAAAGGTAAAGTACACCCTTCATCTTCTTCCTCCGCTCCGGTCACCTCACCGGCCGGAGACTCTCTTTCCGTTCTAAACCTCTTACCGGCGGCCATTCTTAGCTTAGCCCTTGTCGTTTTATCACTTGAAGACCGTGAAGTTTTGGCTTATATGATAACTAG TTACTGGTTCAAATGGGATTCAAGTCCTAACCGTGAGCTAATACACGAAGCCATTGAAGCATTTGATGAAGCTTTGAACAACAATGAGCAGCCGAAGAAGAAAGGTAAAAAGAAGGAGAAAATGGGTCATCGCCGGTTAGCCGGAAAAGGTTACATCCCGGAAAAGGTTCAGAGTGTTCAAGTGTTTCCGGCTAGTGACGTGGCAATTGTTGAAGTGACAAATGAAGAAAATGTAGAGGAACAGGTTTTGGATGATGACGTGGCGGAGGAGCAGTCGCCGGAGACGGAGGTGGTAGTCAGAGATATGGCGGCGAGTCAACATAAAGGGTTGGCTAGAAAAGTATTACCGGACGTGATAGGGTTGTTTAATTGGCGTTTATGGAGTCTTTGGAGTCCGAAtgtttag